The Elusimicrobiota bacterium sequence GAACATCCCACCCAGGGGCTCTTGGACCTCTTCACGATTTTGGAAAAGAAAAGAAAAATGGAGGGCCTGCGCGTGGTCATCCTGGGGGACATCCTCCATTCCCGCGTGGCGCGGTCCAACCTCTGGGGGTTGACGAAACTCGGGGCCCACGTGACGGTGTGCGGACCGGCCACCTTGATCCCGCCGGGGCTTCCGGAAATTTTCGGGCCCAGCGTGTCGGTGTCGACGGACCTGGACGAAGCCTTGGACGGAGCCGATGTCATCAACGTGCTCCGCCTCCAGCGCGAGCGCCAACAGGGCGACTACTTCCCCACCGTGCGGGAATACACGGAACTTTTCGGACTGACCACCGAACGGTTAAGGCGTGCCAAGCCCGACTGCCTGGTTCTCCACCCTGGGCCCATGAACCGGGGTCTGGAGATTTCGTCCGAAGTGGCCGACGGGCCGCGGTCACAGATCCTCGAACAGGTGACGAACGGCATCGCTGTGCGCATGGCCGTGCTTCACCTTTTTTCCGGTCCCGATGGATTGCCGTCGGTGATACCGGACAGCCAACGGACGGCCAAGGCCGTTCAGACCACCTTCAAGGCCCTCTCATGAACGCTCCCCTCGTTCCGCCGTCCGCGCCTTTCCTCATTAAAGGAGGCCGCCTCGTGGACCCGGCCCACCACCGCGACGAGGTTTTGGACCTTTTGGTGGAAAACGGCAAGGTGGCCCGGCTGGGAAAATCCCTCGCGCTTCCTCCCGGCGGCACGGTGTTGGACGCCAAGGGGATGATCGTCGCCCCGGGCCTCGTGGACATCCACGTCCATCTTCGGGAGCCCGGGAACGAAGGGGCCGAAACCATCGAGTCGGGAACCTTGGCGGCCGCGGCCGGCGGGGTGACGAGCGTGGTCGCGATGCCCAACACGAATCCGCCCATCGACAGCGGCACGGGAATCCGGTTCGTCCTCCGGCGCGCGGCCGAAACGGCCCACGTGCGGGTGTGGCCTTCGGGTTCCATCACCCTGGGCCGCGCCGGGGAAAAGTTGGCCGAGATCGGCGGGATGGTCCAGGCCGGCGCCGTGGCCGTGACGGACGACGGGAATTCCGTTCCCGACACGCAACTCCTCCGGCGGGCCTTGGACTACGCCAAGATGTTCGAGGTAACGGTGATCGAACACGCCGAAGACAAATCTCTGATGGGTGACGGGGTCATGAACGAAGGCGCTCTGGCCACGCGGCTGGGCTACAAGGGCATTCCCCGCCAATCCGAGTCCATCGCGGCGGCCAGGAACATCGCCTTGGCGGAACTGACCGGCGCCCATCTCCATTTGACGCACATCTCGACCCGGGAAACCGTGGACCTCGTCCGCCGGGCCAAAAAGAAGGGGCTCCGCGTGACGGCGGACTGCACGCCGCACCATTTCACTTTGACGGAAGAGGCCGTGGTTCGTTGCGGAACCAACGCCAAGATGAACCCTCCGCTTCGGGGCGACGACGACCGCCGGGCCTTGGTAGAAGGGTTGGCGGACGGGACCATCGACGCCATCGCCACCGACCACGCCCCGCACACCCGGGCCTCCAAAGAACAGGAATTTTCCGCCGCTCCCTTCGGGGTGATCGGGCTGGAAACGCTCTTGCCCCTGACCGTCACCCAACTGATCGAGCCCGGTCATCTCTCCTGGATGGAGGCGATCCGTCGCCTGGCCACCAACCCCGCCAAGATCCTCAGCCTTCCCGTGGGCCACCTGGGGGAGGGCGCGCCGGCGGACCTCGTGGTCATCGATCCCGCCGAGGAGCGGACCGTGACGGGGTTCAGTTCGCGGAGCCAAAATTCACCGTTTTTAGGATGGACCCTTCGCGGGTTTCCTCAACTGGTCCTGGTGGAGGGACGGGTGATCCTCCGCCGCGAAGCGGTTCGGGTCGCGGCCTCGTCCTAAGTGGGCCTGGGCGCGCTGTTTTACCGGAAACTCCTCCGGCCGGCGCTCTTTCTTCTCGCTCCTGAAACCGCCCACGGCGTGGCCGTGGCGATCCTCCAGGCGGCCGCGCCAGTGGCGGGGTGGGGACGGCCTTTTTTTAAAACCGACGATCCCCGGGGTGTCGTGGTGCTGGGGACCGGCGCCGACGCGCTCCGTTTTTCCAATCCCGTCGGGTTGGCCGCCGGGTTCGACAAGGACGGGGAAGCCCTGGCCGCGCTGGCGTCCCTGGGATTCGGGTTCATCGAGGTCGGAACCGTGACCC is a genomic window containing:
- a CDS encoding dihydroorotase, translated to MNAPLVPPSAPFLIKGGRLVDPAHHRDEVLDLLVENGKVARLGKSLALPPGGTVLDAKGMIVAPGLVDIHVHLREPGNEGAETIESGTLAAAAGGVTSVVAMPNTNPPIDSGTGIRFVLRRAAETAHVRVWPSGSITLGRAGEKLAEIGGMVQAGAVAVTDDGNSVPDTQLLRRALDYAKMFEVTVIEHAEDKSLMGDGVMNEGALATRLGYKGIPRQSESIAAARNIALAELTGAHLHLTHISTRETVDLVRRAKKKGLRVTADCTPHHFTLTEEAVVRCGTNAKMNPPLRGDDDRRALVEGLADGTIDAIATDHAPHTRASKEQEFSAAPFGVIGLETLLPLTVTQLIEPGHLSWMEAIRRLATNPAKILSLPVGHLGEGAPADLVVIDPAEERTVTGFSSRSQNSPFLGWTLRGFPQLVLVEGRVILRREAVRVAASS
- a CDS encoding aspartate carbamoyltransferase catalytic subunit, which gives rise to MKDLLGLESLSAAQIGYILDVARPMKSLFTRSIKKVPVLRGKTVALLFFEASTRTRSSFELAAKRLSADTLSFTASTSSVTKGESLLDTAKTYEAMKVDFLVMRHSASGAPALVAPEVKAHVINAGDGSHEHPTQGLLDLFTILEKKRKMEGLRVVILGDILHSRVARSNLWGLTKLGAHVTVCGPATLIPPGLPEIFGPSVSVSTDLDEALDGADVINVLRLQRERQQGDYFPTVREYTELFGLTTERLRRAKPDCLVLHPGPMNRGLEISSEVADGPRSQILEQVTNGIAVRMAVLHLFSGPDGLPSVIPDSQRTAKAVQTTFKALS